The following are from one region of the Paraglaciecola sp. L1A13 genome:
- a CDS encoding prepilin-type N-terminal cleavage/methylation domain-containing protein: MKTLLGVNKFHVTALQRGFTLVELIVVILIIGILAVSAASRFDSSGYAEYGYQSRLLSALRAMQQRAMQDTRVGYCFQINFNTNDPAFGPPTLSYLNDTTAEHTASCSGTIDFTTAEFLRTSSGEIASDNVAMTTNDLNVDTFDFIRFDNFGRPLTNVGSCQVQCRVTFQGQQAPAICIESQGYIHECE, encoded by the coding sequence ATGAAAACGTTGCTGGGCGTAAACAAATTTCATGTTACTGCTTTGCAACGTGGTTTTACCCTTGTTGAATTGATAGTTGTTATTCTTATTATTGGCATACTGGCGGTATCCGCTGCCAGCCGCTTTGATAGTTCAGGTTACGCCGAGTATGGCTACCAGTCACGTTTGCTGTCAGCCCTTCGCGCCATGCAGCAGCGCGCGATGCAAGACACCCGAGTAGGATACTGCTTTCAAATTAATTTCAACACTAACGACCCCGCTTTTGGTCCTCCTACCCTTAGCTATCTTAACGATACAACAGCAGAGCATACAGCTAGCTGCTCAGGTACTATCGATTTTACTACTGCCGAATTTCTTCGAACCAGTAGCGGTGAAATAGCCAGCGATAACGTGGCCATGACCACCAACGATCTTAATGTGGATACATTCGACTTCATTCGATTTGATAATTTTGGACGGCCTTTAACCAATGTGGGTAGTTGTCAGGTTCAATGCCGCGTGACCTTTCAGGGGCAGCAAGCCCCAGCGATTTGTATTGAAAGCCAAGGGTACATACATGAATGCGAATAA
- a CDS encoding prepilin-type N-terminal cleavage/methylation domain-containing protein, protein MGHSKQQSGFTLIELIIVIVILGILAVTAAPKFLDLQGDARASVVRGMEGAMQSASDIIYAKSLLNGTNSSAAATITLKNGDSVRTDYGYPRHEWLLTWDEMLDANITSRTSGSCITEFCVDDSQDISADLTAAGVTAPSPTTALIIYPNGTTNAGSCYAYYTHDESATEEGSEPVLGSITTGC, encoded by the coding sequence ATGGGACACAGCAAACAGCAAAGCGGCTTTACACTAATCGAATTGATCATTGTTATTGTTATTTTGGGTATTTTGGCAGTGACTGCTGCGCCGAAGTTCCTCGACCTTCAAGGTGATGCTCGCGCGTCAGTGGTACGGGGAATGGAAGGTGCCATGCAATCAGCCAGTGATATTATTTATGCAAAATCGTTACTTAATGGTACTAATTCATCAGCTGCGGCGACGATCACTTTGAAAAATGGTGATTCAGTACGAACTGATTACGGCTATCCTCGTCATGAATGGTTGCTTACATGGGATGAAATGCTCGATGCTAATATCACTTCTCGAACATCTGGATCATGTATCACAGAATTTTGTGTGGATGATAGTCAAGATATCTCGGCTGATTTGACCGCTGCAGGGGTGACTGCGCCGTCTCCTACAACAGCACTAATCATTTACCCTAATGGCACCACTAATGCGGGTAGCTGCTATGCATATTATACACACGATGAAAGTGCGACTGAAGAAGGTTCAGAGCCAGTACTAGGTAGTATTACTACCGGCTGTTAA
- a CDS encoding type II secretion system protein codes for MMKLARAQCQPYSVGRPQGQQGFTLIELVIVVVILGLLAATALPRLLDVTKEAEDATVDGVAGGFATGVGLIRAQWEIEGRPTENFSTNLSFVTIDDIRIGVDQDTGYPTGQLDTDSSTEDTQISLLDCESIFNLIMQSAPTISSDWSQRPFEDYRYFTRQSEGTGSGGNDLCYYYLTQTIKNDTSEPVDNTAGNGFIYDSRIGQVIVFSNN; via the coding sequence ATGATGAAATTAGCGAGAGCACAATGTCAGCCATATTCAGTGGGGCGCCCCCAAGGCCAACAAGGTTTTACCTTGATTGAATTGGTAATAGTGGTCGTTATCTTAGGTTTATTAGCCGCTACGGCCTTGCCACGCTTGCTTGATGTGACTAAAGAGGCCGAAGATGCCACCGTTGATGGCGTAGCAGGGGGGTTTGCAACAGGTGTTGGCTTAATACGGGCTCAGTGGGAAATAGAAGGTCGACCGACCGAAAATTTCTCGACCAACTTGAGCTTTGTGACCATTGACGATATCCGTATCGGAGTGGATCAAGACACAGGATACCCAACTGGTCAGTTGGACACCGATAGCAGCACCGAAGACACCCAAATTAGTTTGTTGGATTGTGAAAGTATTTTTAATTTGATTATGCAAAGTGCACCAACTATTTCATCAGATTGGAGCCAGCGCCCTTTTGAAGATTATCGTTATTTTACTCGCCAAAGTGAAGGCACTGGGTCAGGGGGAAATGACCTTTGTTATTATTATTTAACCCAAACTATAAAAAATGATACGTCGGAACCTGTTGACAACACCGCAGGTAATGGCTTTATATACGACTCAAGAATTGGCCAAGTAATTGTTTTTAGTAATAATTAG
- a CDS encoding type II secretion system F family protein, whose product MANFTYTARNASGELTSGNLEATDASSVAHILLGRKFTPIEIKEAKASANTSLNMSLFTPKIKLEDLIIFSRQMFSLTKSGIPIIRSVKGLADTASSERMTVILNDVCDQLERGRTLSSAMHRHNKVFGQLFVSIVHVGENTGRLDEAFQQLSDYLEREQETRKQIKAATRYPTFVILAVVAALVIMNIFVIPVFANMFNSFGAELPIMTRVLLATSDFFITKWPYLLVGIIFGVFLISHYIGTPSGRYKWDRTKIRLPIVGSIFERTLLSRFARSFAMMLRSGVPLISALNLVSEAVNNAFMADKIVQMRNNIEKGESLSRVASSSKMFTPLVLQMISVGEETGRVDELLGEAAEFYEREVDYDLKSLTSKIEPILIMIVAAMVLVLALGIFTPMWNMMGAIQG is encoded by the coding sequence ATGGCTAATTTTACCTATACAGCCAGAAACGCAAGTGGAGAGCTAACCTCGGGGAACCTTGAAGCGACCGATGCGTCAAGTGTGGCGCATATTTTATTGGGACGTAAATTCACTCCAATTGAGATCAAAGAGGCCAAAGCGAGTGCTAATACGTCTCTCAATATGTCGCTTTTTACGCCCAAGATTAAGCTGGAAGATTTGATTATCTTTTCTCGACAAATGTTCTCATTAACAAAATCGGGTATTCCAATTATTCGTTCGGTTAAGGGATTAGCCGATACCGCTAGCAGTGAACGTATGACTGTGATTTTAAATGATGTGTGTGATCAACTTGAACGGGGTCGTACATTGTCTTCTGCGATGCACCGCCATAATAAAGTCTTTGGCCAGTTGTTTGTTAGCATCGTGCACGTAGGGGAAAATACCGGGCGATTAGATGAGGCCTTTCAGCAATTATCAGATTATTTAGAGCGAGAACAAGAAACGCGTAAGCAGATCAAAGCCGCTACCCGTTATCCTACTTTTGTCATACTCGCGGTGGTCGCTGCTTTGGTTATTATGAACATATTCGTGATCCCCGTTTTTGCCAATATGTTCAATAGTTTTGGTGCCGAGTTGCCCATAATGACCCGTGTTTTATTAGCTACGTCTGACTTCTTTATTACCAAATGGCCGTACCTATTAGTCGGCATTATTTTTGGCGTATTTTTAATTTCGCATTATATCGGCACTCCCTCAGGTCGATATAAATGGGATAGAACGAAAATACGATTGCCCATAGTGGGAAGCATTTTTGAGCGCACATTACTCAGCCGTTTTGCGCGCAGTTTTGCCATGATGTTACGCTCAGGTGTGCCATTAATCTCCGCCCTAAATTTAGTGTCAGAGGCGGTTAACAATGCCTTTATGGCGGATAAAATCGTGCAGATGCGCAATAACATTGAAAAAGGCGAGAGTCTTTCAAGGGTGGCAAGTTCAAGTAAAATGTTTACGCCTTTAGTGCTACAAATGATTAGCGTGGGCGAAGAAACGGGCCGAGTAGATGAGTTACTCGGTGAGGCGGCTGAGTTTTATGAGCGGGAAGTCGATTACGATTTAAAAAGTTTAACCTCAAAAATTGAACCGATTTTAATTATGATTGTAGCAGCTATGGTGCTCGTATTAGCACTGGGTATATTCACCCCTATGTGGAACATGATGGGGGCAATACAGGGCTAA
- a CDS encoding GspE/PulE family protein, translating to MKPKTKIRLGDLLVQKDIISEEQLMQTLSAQKQSGRKLGYMLIELGFMTENQLLTFLSQHLNVPLIDITQYRVSVEAVLLLPEVQARRYRALVLEDKGDHLLVGMSDPADLAAIDILSGVLPKPVEVAVVSDAQLFQAYDRFYRRTEDIASFAQELAEEYQEDAEFDFNTGVDNEQDTAVARLLQSIFEDALQTKASDIHIEPDDDMVRIRLRVDGVLQENIIKEKNIASALVLRLKLMSGLDISEKRLPQDGRTNMRIKGHSIDVRVSTMPVQNGESVVMRLLDQSAGLLSLDQTGMPGPLLKRFRVLLKRPHGMILVTGPTGSGKTTTLYGALSELNQPSTKIITVEDPVEYRLPRINQVQVNNKIGLHFSNVLRTTLRQDPDIIMVGEMRDHETAEIGLRGALTGHLVLSTLHTNDAISSAVRLLDMGAPGYLVASSLRAVIAQRLVRKVCESCTQTYQPKPEETLWLLSIDPQITNVTFRHGRGCQTCNNTGYRGRVGVFELLEMTENMMNALKMNDSITFGNAALLSPGFVPLAKVALTYAKMGITTVEEVLKLIEMVADERADLSTDNMTDEPQEPREDESVMAQKPPTVNTKQDKTVPSSSEFSFELEPRNDTPDGGNG from the coding sequence ATGAAGCCAAAAACTAAAATTCGCTTAGGAGATCTGCTGGTTCAAAAGGATATCATAAGCGAAGAGCAACTTATGCAGACCTTGTCGGCGCAAAAACAAAGTGGCCGTAAACTTGGATATATGCTTATAGAGCTCGGGTTTATGACCGAAAACCAACTGCTCACCTTCTTATCTCAGCATTTGAATGTACCCCTTATTGATATCACCCAATATCGGGTGTCAGTTGAAGCCGTGTTATTGTTACCTGAAGTGCAGGCTCGGCGCTATCGCGCTTTGGTGCTTGAGGATAAAGGCGATCATTTATTAGTGGGTATGAGCGATCCAGCTGATTTGGCCGCGATCGATATTTTATCTGGTGTTTTGCCTAAGCCAGTGGAAGTGGCAGTGGTCAGTGATGCTCAGTTATTCCAAGCTTATGACCGTTTTTATCGCCGAACCGAAGATATCGCGTCTTTTGCCCAAGAATTGGCGGAAGAATATCAAGAAGATGCCGAGTTCGATTTTAATACTGGGGTTGATAACGAACAAGACACAGCGGTCGCCCGTTTATTACAATCAATATTCGAAGATGCTCTGCAAACTAAAGCGTCAGATATTCATATCGAACCAGATGATGACATGGTGCGCATTCGCCTGCGGGTTGATGGGGTGCTACAAGAAAACATCATCAAAGAAAAAAATATTGCCTCGGCGTTAGTATTACGCTTAAAACTTATGTCTGGGTTGGATATTTCCGAAAAGCGTCTGCCCCAAGACGGACGTACGAATATGCGTATCAAAGGCCATTCTATTGATGTGCGGGTATCAACCATGCCTGTGCAAAATGGCGAGTCTGTCGTAATGCGATTACTCGATCAGTCGGCAGGTTTGTTGTCGCTTGATCAAACGGGTATGCCCGGCCCATTACTCAAGCGATTTCGAGTTCTTCTTAAGCGCCCTCACGGTATGATCCTAGTAACGGGTCCTACAGGGTCAGGTAAAACAACGACCTTATACGGCGCACTTAGCGAGCTAAATCAACCGTCGACTAAAATCATTACCGTTGAAGATCCGGTGGAATATCGCCTGCCCCGTATCAATCAAGTGCAGGTAAATAATAAAATCGGTTTGCACTTTTCAAATGTGCTGCGTACTACCTTACGTCAGGATCCCGATATCATCATGGTGGGGGAAATGCGCGACCATGAAACGGCTGAAATAGGTCTGCGAGGAGCACTAACGGGTCACTTAGTGTTATCGACCTTGCACACTAATGATGCCATCAGCAGTGCTGTACGTTTGCTGGATATGGGCGCACCTGGATATTTGGTTGCCAGCTCATTAAGGGCGGTTATTGCTCAGCGCTTAGTACGTAAAGTGTGTGAAAGTTGCACGCAGACCTACCAACCTAAACCGGAAGAAACCCTGTGGTTACTCAGTATTGATCCGCAAATAACCAATGTCACCTTTCGACACGGGCGAGGTTGTCAGACTTGTAACAACACAGGTTACCGTGGCCGCGTAGGGGTTTTCGAATTATTAGAAATGACCGAAAACATGATGAACGCGTTGAAAATGAATGATTCGATTACGTTTGGCAACGCTGCTCTGCTTAGCCCTGGTTTTGTTCCGTTAGCCAAAGTCGCTTTGACCTATGCAAAAATGGGCATTACGACGGTAGAAGAAGTGCTGAAATTAATTGAAATGGTTGCCGATGAGCGAGCTGATCTATCAACAGATAATATGACTGACGAGCCTCAGGAGCCAAGAGAAGATGAGTCTGTGATGGCTCAAAAGCCGCCCACGGTAAATACAAAACAAGACAAAACAGTGCCTTCAAGCAGCGAGTTTTCCTTTGAGCTAGAGCCTCGCAACGATACCCCGGATGGTGGCAATGGCTAA
- a CDS encoding lipopolysaccharide assembly protein LapB, protein MSVVNKMLRDLEARQAPQESASADYQPPKQNTKRLVWLLSLMVITLLFAAISYIWPTVTDNDALSNQDKLNQMINPALIDMTVPDPIQPDKPVAGAMTWVEPPDVGQSDVSEAQGHQAADMNSQLEAAPVIVNNKEPLASVVQPPVAQVNSDKVMPPTASFSKKANRSQNAQAGLKQSINQALREGNTLIAINGLQKLLSSEPENVRIRKKLASLLFAENRMREAQALLSDGIVAQPQQHDLRLMLARLFAQQGEPKKALLLLLEVSPSLAMHSDFYAYRGALAQRSADYAQAQQDYQQLANAEPQKAKWWLGLGIAQDSSGDNLSALKSYRQADNEQQLSPEVITFVRQRLNDLVGIK, encoded by the coding sequence ATGAGTGTGGTCAATAAAATGCTGCGTGATCTTGAAGCGAGGCAAGCCCCCCAAGAATCGGCTAGTGCCGATTATCAGCCGCCAAAGCAGAATACTAAGAGATTGGTGTGGTTGCTGTCACTAATGGTGATTACGCTACTCTTTGCTGCGATTAGTTACATTTGGCCTACCGTGACAGACAATGACGCCTTGTCTAATCAAGACAAGCTAAACCAGATGATCAATCCTGCATTAATAGATATGACAGTGCCTGACCCGATCCAGCCTGATAAACCAGTCGCAGGTGCAATGACGTGGGTTGAACCACCAGACGTTGGGCAATCCGATGTTTCAGAGGCACAGGGGCATCAAGCTGCAGATATGAATTCGCAATTGGAAGCAGCGCCAGTAATAGTAAACAACAAAGAACCACTAGCGTCAGTCGTTCAGCCCCCAGTTGCTCAGGTTAACTCTGATAAGGTGATGCCGCCAACAGCGTCATTTAGTAAAAAAGCCAATCGTAGCCAGAATGCTCAAGCTGGATTAAAACAAAGTATTAATCAGGCACTCAGAGAGGGAAACACCTTAATCGCTATCAACGGCTTACAAAAGCTGCTTAGCAGCGAGCCAGAAAATGTGCGAATTCGCAAAAAATTAGCCTCTCTGTTATTTGCTGAAAACCGTATGCGTGAAGCGCAAGCGCTGCTTAGCGACGGAATCGTGGCCCAGCCTCAACAGCATGATTTACGTTTAATGTTAGCCAGATTATTTGCTCAGCAAGGTGAACCTAAAAAAGCATTGCTACTATTGTTAGAAGTTTCGCCATCGTTGGCCATGCACAGTGATTTTTACGCCTATCGTGGCGCATTAGCACAGCGTTCAGCTGATTATGCTCAGGCTCAGCAAGATTACCAACAATTAGCCAATGCAGAGCCTCAAAAGGCTAAGTGGTGGTTAGGATTAGGCATCGCCCAAGATAGTAGTGGGGATAACCTCTCAGCATTAAAAAGTTATCGCCAAGCTGACAATGAACAGCAATTATCACCTGAAGTGATTACCTTTGTGCGTCAAAGGTTAAATGATTTAGTAGGGATAAAATGA
- a CDS encoding ExeA family protein, translated as MYLYHYGIKELPFTLTPNTSYFFGLPSHKEAIDVLLTAIKTGEGFIKVTGEVGTGKTLICRKLLNELPEPFVAAYIPNPYLTPSELRRSVAAELNVTLSSNADQQEFTQRLQQRLIEVNQQNRGVVLIIDEAQALPIESIEALRLITNLETESRKLLQVVLFGQPELDDKLALPELRQLKQRVTFSYALKLMNADQVFQYVRHRMSVAGYRGDDIFSSRACKLLFKASKGTPRIVNVLCHKALMLAYGEGKQQVEIKHIKLAINDTEAAYTSRFSVVKLLLGLTTTVVVLAAAYWAYQRFAL; from the coding sequence ATGTATTTATACCACTACGGTATAAAGGAATTGCCTTTTACCCTTACCCCTAACACTAGCTACTTTTTTGGTCTACCTAGCCATAAAGAAGCCATCGATGTGTTACTCACTGCAATAAAGACCGGTGAAGGTTTTATTAAAGTGACTGGGGAAGTGGGGACGGGCAAAACGCTGATTTGTCGCAAATTGCTTAACGAGCTACCTGAACCATTTGTTGCGGCCTATATTCCGAATCCATATTTGACGCCCAGTGAGTTGCGACGCTCAGTAGCTGCAGAGCTCAACGTGACGTTAAGTAGCAATGCGGATCAACAGGAATTTACCCAGCGTCTTCAACAGCGTCTTATTGAAGTTAATCAACAGAATCGAGGTGTGGTGCTAATCATAGATGAGGCTCAAGCTTTGCCTATTGAGAGTATTGAAGCACTGCGCTTGATCACTAACTTAGAGACTGAATCGCGCAAACTTTTGCAGGTGGTGTTGTTTGGCCAACCTGAGCTAGACGATAAGCTTGCATTACCTGAGTTACGCCAATTAAAACAGCGAGTGACATTTTCCTATGCGCTAAAATTAATGAACGCTGATCAGGTGTTTCAGTATGTGCGTCATCGTATGTCCGTTGCTGGTTATCGCGGTGATGATATTTTTTCTAGTCGTGCGTGTAAATTATTATTTAAAGCCAGTAAAGGCACCCCTCGAATAGTCAATGTTTTGTGCCATAAGGCCTTAATGCTGGCGTATGGCGAAGGGAAACAACAAGTGGAAATTAAGCACATTAAATTAGCCATTAACGATACCGAAGCGGCTTATACCAGTCGATTTAGCGTAGTAAAACTGCTGCTTGGTCTTACCACCACCGTGGTTGTGCTGGCCGCTGCCTATTGGGCTTATCAGAGGTTCGCGTTATGA
- the mshL gene encoding pilus (MSHA type) biogenesis protein MshL, which translates to MDFKRITLAGLLLVLVACQSKHDTQHYEKSLDDAIADSDQAVSHKKQDVPLLPDAVQQTLMPQSEGTDNVLFGEPKFDINAQQIDAVSFFAGIVEDTPFSVAIHPSVSGVITLNLKQVTLEQIFDIVTEIYGYDVQRRQNIYRIYPSGMRTETFAVNYLLMKRDGATQTSITSGGVSQSQGNNSTQSGSQNSFSGNSSTSSGSSNSLNSGSNGNGTSISTSTETDFWKDLLASLQVMVGVEDGRNVMVMPQAGLVTVRALPSEIRSVKEFLAISEEHVQRQVILEARILEVSLSDGYQQGINWTEVLANSGSTDFQFSTTSGSLGDAISASLGGITSLSFINKDFSGVLNLLQTQGNVQVLSSPRVTAINNQKAVIKVGDDEYFVTDVSSSSTVTTTTSTSTPDIELTPFFSGIALDVTPQIDATGGVLLHVHPSVIETEEQQKVVTLNEEEYVLPLAASNIRESDTIIHARSGEIVVIGGLMQSIISTTESKTPLLGDIPVLGNLFKNIQETETKKELVILLRPTVVGADTWRQQLLRSRNQMADWLHVE; encoded by the coding sequence ATGGATTTTAAGCGTATTACTTTAGCCGGTCTTTTGCTGGTATTAGTTGCCTGTCAGTCGAAACATGATACTCAGCATTATGAGAAGTCACTGGACGACGCAATCGCGGATAGCGACCAGGCGGTGAGCCATAAAAAACAAGATGTACCCCTTTTACCTGATGCAGTTCAGCAAACCTTAATGCCACAATCAGAAGGAACAGATAACGTTCTTTTTGGTGAGCCTAAATTCGATATAAACGCACAACAAATCGATGCGGTAAGCTTTTTCGCTGGAATAGTGGAAGACACCCCTTTTAGTGTGGCTATTCATCCGTCTGTTTCCGGCGTAATTACACTTAATTTAAAGCAAGTCACTCTTGAGCAAATTTTTGACATCGTCACTGAAATCTATGGTTATGATGTGCAGCGTAGGCAAAACATTTACCGTATTTACCCGTCTGGGATGCGTACAGAAACCTTCGCGGTTAACTATCTATTAATGAAACGTGACGGTGCCACCCAAACCAGTATTACGTCTGGCGGTGTATCCCAGTCGCAAGGTAATAATAGTACACAAAGCGGTTCGCAAAATAGTTTTAGTGGTAATTCGTCAACCAGTAGCGGCAGCTCAAATAGTTTGAATTCTGGAAGTAACGGTAATGGCACCAGTATTTCAACCAGTACAGAAACCGACTTTTGGAAAGACTTACTGGCGTCGCTGCAAGTGATGGTAGGGGTTGAAGATGGTCGGAATGTAATGGTTATGCCCCAAGCTGGGCTTGTTACCGTTAGGGCGTTACCAAGCGAAATTCGTTCAGTGAAAGAGTTTTTAGCTATTTCAGAAGAGCATGTGCAACGACAGGTTATTTTAGAAGCACGTATATTAGAAGTATCCCTAAGTGACGGCTATCAGCAAGGGATCAATTGGACAGAAGTGCTAGCAAACAGTGGCAGTACTGATTTTCAGTTTTCAACTACTTCAGGTAGCTTAGGTGATGCGATTTCAGCTTCGCTAGGAGGCATTACCAGCCTATCGTTTATCAATAAAGATTTCAGTGGCGTTCTTAATTTACTGCAAACCCAAGGTAACGTGCAGGTTTTATCTAGTCCCCGTGTAACGGCTATTAATAATCAAAAAGCGGTGATTAAGGTTGGCGACGACGAGTACTTTGTGACGGATGTTTCCAGTTCAAGTACCGTTACGACGACTACGAGCACCAGTACCCCAGATATTGAACTTACGCCTTTTTTCTCAGGAATTGCCTTGGATGTAACACCGCAAATTGATGCCACCGGCGGTGTATTGCTGCATGTACATCCGTCAGTTATAGAAACTGAAGAACAACAAAAAGTGGTCACGTTAAACGAAGAAGAATATGTACTGCCCTTAGCAGCCAGTAATATTCGTGAATCAGATACCATTATCCACGCCCGTTCAGGTGAAATAGTCGTCATTGGCGGCTTAATGCAGTCGATTATTTCCACGACCGAATCAAAAACTCCTTTGTTAGGGGACATACCCGTGTTGGGTAATCTGTTTAAAAATATTCAAGAAACTGAAACCAAAAAAGAATTGGTTATTTTGCTTAGACCCACAGTGGTAGGTGCAGATACGTGGCGTCAACAATTGCTTAGAAGCCGAAATCAAATGGCCGATTGGCTGCACGTGGAATAA
- a CDS encoding MSHA biogenesis protein MshK: MKIKFAFISKWLLVVLVSGMTANAQTLIDPTRPMNAISSTSAEAEQDDILILNAIFINGVNKRAIINGVNVEEGQNVAGKTLVSISNNRVVLRGSDGSQELFVNQSQFIKDANDGF; the protein is encoded by the coding sequence ATGAAAATTAAATTTGCTTTTATATCTAAATGGTTACTGGTTGTATTGGTATCTGGCATGACAGCCAATGCACAAACATTAATAGATCCCACGCGACCCATGAATGCCATTTCTAGCACTTCAGCTGAAGCAGAACAGGACGATATACTTATTCTGAATGCAATTTTTATCAATGGTGTTAATAAGCGCGCCATTATCAATGGAGTGAATGTGGAAGAAGGGCAGAATGTGGCTGGGAAAACGCTTGTATCAATCAGCAATAATCGAGTTGTATTGCGCGGCTCCGATGGCTCGCAGGAACTTTTCGTTAATCAGTCTCAATTTATAAAAGATGCAAATGATGGATTTTAA
- the gspM gene encoding type II secretion system protein GspM — translation MNQGLSDRYKTLFEQFQNITQREKMLILVAGAVVIIMVGYMLFIEPLNEKIVREAQDLAAQHNQYRSVEAQLAVSEQLFNNDPNLQLADSLAKLTQRMKELDTHLQHQTVNLVRPTQMPMLLEKVLADSEGVTLVSMQSIAPTAVLSTTMKNNDEKEINDDVNTSDDINLYRHGVMLSVKGSYFDIQRYLTKIESLKWQFYWKRFNYAVDNYPNALVEVELYTLSTSEAFIGV, via the coding sequence ATGAACCAAGGGCTAAGCGATAGATATAAAACGCTGTTTGAGCAGTTTCAAAACATTACTCAGCGTGAAAAAATGCTTATTTTAGTCGCTGGTGCAGTGGTTATTATTATGGTGGGTTACATGTTATTTATTGAACCCTTGAATGAAAAAATCGTGCGAGAAGCGCAAGATTTAGCCGCTCAGCATAATCAGTATCGCAGTGTCGAAGCCCAATTAGCTGTCAGTGAACAACTATTTAATAACGACCCAAATCTTCAGTTGGCTGATTCTTTGGCTAAGTTAACCCAACGAATGAAAGAATTAGATACGCATTTACAGCATCAAACGGTGAATTTGGTGCGCCCAACACAAATGCCGATGTTACTTGAGAAAGTACTAGCAGATAGTGAGGGCGTGACCTTAGTGAGTATGCAATCTATTGCGCCAACTGCTGTGCTTAGTACTACTATGAAAAACAATGATGAAAAAGAGATCAATGATGACGTCAACACATCAGACGATATCAATTTGTACCGTCATGGCGTGATGTTATCGGTCAAGGGAAGCTATTTTGATATTCAACGTTATTTGACCAAGATTGAAAGTCTTAAGTGGCAGTTTTATTGGAAGCGCTTTAACTATGCGGTGGACAACTATCCAAATGCATTGGTCGAGGTTGAGCTCTATACGCTCAGTACTAGCGAGGCATTTATAGGTGTGTAA
- a CDS encoding PilN domain-containing protein, producing the protein MKSRINLFLPELQPKLEVLTLSFVLSIWFVLLTIISVVYFLSYTQERDILDELTTAQNQKIQIEDRLMALNESLGSRTKDPELVAAIESKQFGIRQKQRIIDELSGQEQFKSNGFAGLMNGLALNHQAGLWLTRIHLDERQVMIEGGATDSSLIPKWVSSLSLTQRFKGQEFATTKLYRDENEQLMFTLGTENSSQAQGKEQP; encoded by the coding sequence ATGAAGTCACGTATTAATCTATTTCTACCAGAGCTACAACCCAAATTAGAAGTGTTGACGTTGTCATTTGTACTGTCTATCTGGTTTGTTCTATTGACTATTATTAGCGTCGTTTACTTTCTAAGTTATACCCAAGAACGAGATATTCTTGATGAGTTGACCACGGCACAAAATCAAAAAATACAAATTGAAGACAGATTGATGGCGTTAAATGAATCTCTTGGCAGTCGCACAAAAGATCCTGAGTTGGTTGCTGCAATTGAGAGTAAGCAATTTGGTATAAGGCAGAAGCAAAGAATAATTGATGAACTTTCAGGTCAAGAGCAGTTTAAATCTAATGGTTTCGCTGGGCTAATGAATGGCTTGGCGCTCAATCATCAAGCAGGTTTATGGCTAACACGTATTCACCTTGATGAACGACAAGTCATGATCGAAGGCGGCGCCACCGACTCGTCTCTTATACCTAAATGGGTTAGTAGTTTGAGTTTAACACAACGCTTCAAAGGTCAAGAGTTTGCTACTACTAAACTTTATCGTGATGAGAATGAACAGCTGATGTTTACCCTAGGCACAGAAAATTCATCACAAGCGCAAGGAAAAGAGCAACCATGA